A genomic stretch from Thermomonospora umbrina includes:
- a CDS encoding MBL fold metallo-hydrolase, which yields MNEIDGMGTERATCVLAPNPSPMTLDGTNTWVLAEPGSEEVVVIDPGPKDLKHLRRVVRKVDESGRRVGLVVLTHGHPDHAAGARRFAELAGTGRILALDPRHRLGDEGLVEGDVITTGGLEVHVMETPGHTHDSLTFWLPADGAVLTGDTVLGYGSTVLEGRLGDYLGSLDRLRAFSEDAGARVILPGHGPALDDPIAALDGYLTHRRRRLAQVEAAVEAGARTAREVVERVYADVDRSLWAAAEWSVQAQLDYLRDEGRLPS from the coding sequence ATGAACGAGATCGACGGCATGGGCACCGAACGGGCGACCTGCGTCCTGGCGCCCAACCCCTCACCGATGACGTTGGACGGCACCAACACCTGGGTCTTGGCCGAGCCGGGCTCCGAGGAGGTCGTGGTGATCGACCCCGGCCCCAAGGACCTCAAGCACCTGCGGCGCGTCGTTCGCAAGGTCGACGAGTCGGGGCGCCGGGTCGGGCTGGTGGTGCTCACCCACGGTCATCCCGATCATGCCGCCGGGGCCCGCAGGTTCGCCGAGCTGGCCGGGACGGGGCGGATCCTGGCGCTGGACCCCCGGCACCGGCTCGGCGACGAGGGGCTGGTCGAGGGCGACGTCATCACGACCGGGGGCCTGGAGGTCCACGTGATGGAGACCCCGGGGCACACGCACGACTCGCTGACGTTCTGGCTCCCGGCCGATGGAGCGGTGCTCACGGGCGACACGGTCCTCGGCTACGGGAGCACGGTGCTGGAGGGGAGGCTGGGGGACTACCTGGGTTCGCTGGACAGGCTGCGCGCGTTCTCCGAGGATGCGGGGGCGCGGGTGATCCTGCCCGGACACGGACCCGCCCTGGACGACCCGATCGCCGCCCTGGACGGGTATCTCACTCATCGCCGCCGACGCCTGGCGCAGGTCGAGGCGGCCGTGGAGGCGGGGGCGCGGACGGCCCGGGAGGTGGTCGAACGCGTGTACGCCGACGTCGACCGCTCACTGTGGGCGGCGGCCGAATGGTCGGTGCAGGCCCAACTGGACTACCTGCGCGACGAGGGCCGCCTGCCGTCCTGA
- a CDS encoding DUF4177 domain-containing protein — MKKWEYATVPLLVHATKQILDNWGQDGWELVTVIPGPNPENLVAYFKRELQ; from the coding sequence ATGAAGAAGTGGGAGTACGCGACCGTTCCGCTGCTGGTGCACGCCACCAAGCAGATTCTCGACAACTGGGGCCAGGACGGGTGGGAGCTCGTCACCGTCATCCCCGGCCCGAACCCCGAGAACCTGGTGGCCTACTTCAAGCGGGAACTGCAGTGA
- a CDS encoding RidA family protein, protein MSTPEERIAELGFELPEVVPPLASYVPAVRVGSLVHTSGQLPFVKGELPVTGKVGAEVTPERAAEMAALCALNALAALRSEIGELSRVTRIVKVVGYVASAPDFYGQPQVINGASDLLGRVFGDAGRHARAAVGVTSLPMNTPVELDLVACL, encoded by the coding sequence GTGAGCACCCCGGAGGAGCGGATCGCCGAGCTGGGCTTCGAACTGCCGGAGGTCGTGCCGCCGCTGGCCTCGTACGTCCCGGCGGTCCGGGTCGGCTCGCTGGTCCACACCTCCGGGCAGCTCCCGTTCGTCAAGGGCGAGCTGCCGGTCACCGGCAAGGTCGGGGCCGAGGTCACCCCGGAACGCGCCGCCGAGATGGCGGCGCTGTGCGCGCTGAACGCCCTCGCCGCGCTGAGGTCCGAGATCGGCGAGCTGTCGCGGGTCACCCGGATCGTCAAGGTCGTCGGCTACGTGGCGAGCGCCCCGGACTTCTACGGCCAGCCCCAGGTGATCAACGGCGCCAGCGACCTGCTGGGCCGCGTGTTCGGCGACGCCGGCCGCCACGCCCGCGCCGCCGTCGGCGTGACGTCGCTGCCCATGAACACCCCCGTGGAGCTGGACCTCGTCGCTTGTTTGTGA
- a CDS encoding NUDIX hydrolase, which translates to MSVDHGIRLPEELRGRVEDLLAGRVEAAPARDAATVAVLRDHDEHGLQVFMLRRVASMAFAPGAYVFPGGSVDPRDGEASIGWAGPPPGEWARAFAAGETVARELVCAAVRETFEETLVLLAGPAPDAVVDDTRGDGWEADRRALLDRSQSFAEFLGRRGLVLRSDLLRPWAHWITPAVEPKRYDTRFFVAAIPEGQRARDVSTEADRAVWVRPADAVDHAMRGEWFVMPPTLATLSELAACDTVADVLATEREIVAYEPRAEIIDGAAYLVLPTRPLGGGTTPHTPRAPSMRTSAGRPPARAPGHPPEATGHDTAQG; encoded by the coding sequence ATGAGCGTGGACCACGGCATCAGGCTGCCGGAGGAGCTGCGGGGGCGGGTCGAGGACCTGCTGGCCGGGCGGGTCGAGGCGGCCCCGGCGCGGGACGCGGCGACGGTGGCGGTGCTCCGTGACCACGACGAGCACGGGCTGCAGGTGTTCATGCTGCGGCGGGTGGCGTCGATGGCGTTCGCGCCGGGCGCGTACGTGTTCCCCGGGGGGTCGGTCGACCCCCGGGACGGTGAGGCGTCCATCGGGTGGGCCGGGCCGCCGCCGGGGGAGTGGGCGCGGGCCTTCGCGGCGGGGGAGACGGTCGCCCGCGAGTTGGTGTGCGCCGCCGTGCGCGAGACGTTCGAGGAGACCCTCGTCCTGCTGGCCGGGCCCGCCCCGGACGCGGTGGTGGACGACACGCGGGGCGACGGCTGGGAGGCCGACCGGCGGGCGCTGCTGGACCGGTCGCAGTCGTTCGCGGAGTTCCTCGGCCGGCGCGGGCTGGTGCTGCGCAGCGACCTGTTGCGGCCTTGGGCGCACTGGATCACGCCCGCCGTCGAGCCCAAGCGGTACGACACGCGCTTCTTCGTCGCCGCGATCCCCGAGGGCCAGCGCGCCCGGGACGTCAGCACCGAGGCCGACCGGGCCGTCTGGGTGCGTCCCGCCGACGCCGTCGACCACGCGATGCGCGGCGAGTGGTTCGTCATGCCGCCGACCCTGGCGACGCTGAGCGAGCTGGCCGCCTGCGACACGGTCGCCGACGTCCTCGCCACCGAACGCGAGATCGTCGCGTACGAGCCCCGGGCCGAGATCATCGACGGCGCGGCCTATCTGGTGCTGCCCACACGTCCTTTGGGTGGGGGAACGACCCCCCACACCCCCCGCGCCCCGTCGATGCGGACTTCAGCCGGGCGGCCCCCCGCGAGGGCTCCGGGCCACCCGCCTGAAGCGACCGGTCATGACACCGCGCAGGGTTAG
- a CDS encoding alanine racemase, with amino-acid sequence MTDAVRRWAGGPAANDDLPAFVYDLGALREHAAGIRAALAGGPEILYAAKANPDARILAAVAPYVDGIEVASGGELAHVRSALPQTRLAFGGPGKTDAELALAVREAERVHVESPYELTRLADLRTDVDVLLRVNLAGDRRGVALAMSGPFGMDPDAIEECREILARAPWVRLRGVHAHLASGLDADAMLRQSAEILQWARPWLDKAGCTDAPEVNLGGGMAVDYSDPSRRFDWATYGSEVASMAQPGETLRIEPGRAVSVYAGWYVTRVLDVKKAHGQWYAVLQGGTHHIRTPATKNHDQPFTVLPQGGNGPSVGEAPVTLVGQLCTPKDVFARDIRVSHLAVGDVVAFAMAGAYAWNISHHDFLMHPKPGFHYLDGPS; translated from the coding sequence ATGACCGACGCCGTGCGGCGGTGGGCCGGGGGCCCCGCCGCGAACGATGACCTCCCCGCGTTCGTGTACGACCTGGGGGCCCTGCGCGAGCACGCGGCGGGGATCCGGGCGGCGCTCGCGGGAGGGCCGGAGATCCTCTACGCGGCCAAGGCCAACCCCGACGCCCGGATCCTGGCGGCGGTCGCGCCGTACGTGGACGGCATCGAGGTCGCCTCCGGGGGAGAGCTGGCGCACGTACGGTCGGCCCTCCCGCAGACGAGGCTGGCCTTCGGCGGCCCAGGGAAGACCGATGCGGAGCTGGCCTTGGCCGTACGGGAGGCCGAGCGGGTCCACGTGGAGAGCCCGTACGAGCTGACCCGCCTGGCCGACCTCAGGACGGACGTCGACGTGCTGCTGCGCGTGAACCTGGCGGGCGACCGCCGAGGGGTCGCGCTCGCGATGTCCGGTCCGTTCGGCATGGACCCCGACGCCATCGAGGAGTGCCGGGAGATCCTGGCGAGGGCCCCGTGGGTGAGGCTGCGAGGTGTCCACGCCCATCTGGCCTCGGGGCTGGACGCCGACGCGATGCTGCGGCAGTCGGCGGAGATCCTCCAATGGGCCCGCCCCTGGTTGGACAAGGCCGGCTGCACGGACGCGCCCGAGGTCAACCTGGGCGGCGGCATGGCGGTGGACTACTCGGACCCGTCCCGGCGCTTCGACTGGGCGACGTACGGGAGCGAGGTCGCCTCCATGGCGCAGCCGGGGGAGACCCTGCGCATCGAGCCCGGCCGCGCCGTGAGCGTCTACGCGGGCTGGTACGTGACGCGCGTTCTCGACGTGAAGAAGGCGCACGGCCAGTGGTACGCCGTCCTCCAAGGCGGCACGCACCACATCCGCACCCCCGCCACCAAGAACCACGACCAGCCGTTCACCGTGCTCCCCCAAGGAGGGAACGGCCCATCGGTCGGCGAAGCCCCCGTCACGCTCGTGGGCCAGCTCTGCACGCCCAAGGACGTCTTCGCACGCGACATTCGCGTCAGCCACCTCGCCGTGGGGGACGTGGTCGCCTTCGCCATGGCCGGGGCCTACGCATGGAACATCTCCCACCACGACTTCCTCATGCACCCGAAGCCGGGGTTCCACTACCTGGACGGGCCGTCCTGA